In Arachis hypogaea cultivar Tifrunner chromosome 17, arahy.Tifrunner.gnm2.J5K5, whole genome shotgun sequence, a single window of DNA contains:
- the LOC112763926 gene encoding uncharacterized protein, translating to MHRPDEEKTAFITPDGTYCYTVMPFGLKNAGATYQRLVNKIFQNLSGTKLEVYIDDMLAKTDSDEQLISDLKAVTDTLRRHQMRLNPTKCAFGMEAGKFLGFMITQRGVEANPEKCRAILEMTSPKNLRDVQKLTGRLTALSRFLGASAQKAIPFFKLMKKGAPFVWKEECEAAFQHFKKTLAEPPILAKPQTGETLYLYLSITEETLAAALIRENKKKEQKPIYFTSKVLQDAETRYSRLEKLAFALLTASRRLRQYFQAHPVTVRTDQAVKQVLQKPDLAGRMLAWSVELSQFDIKFEPRYAIKAQAMADFIAEMTPGNTPPEAWKLHVDGSSNVTSGGAGVILESQNGVVIEQSVRYDFPVSNNQAEYEALLAGLTLASEVGAKILEINTDSQVVSSQINGDYQTRDPLLQQYLAKVNKLKEEFDQVIIQHVPRERNARADLLSKLASTKPGHGNKSLIQEVVKTPSVSLTADTHLTHSHHKSWTYPILQYLLNRELPEDPKEGKRIKREAAGYTVVAGQLYKRGFSQPLLKCVEPGSTEYILREIHEGCCGHHVGVKGLKKRLDEAKGLWADELGSVLWSYRTTPQTATGETPFRLTYGTEAIIPVEIGDLSPRRTIGGNDEEAERDLTGEIRSIAHLRELALKQRISLRYNHGVIRREFTTDDLVLRRNDIGPQPREKENSPPTGRDHIESKLQSGKEPTSSNGLTVTKSRERGTPPTYSDTTPKTNPGLHFPPPPFPFTLSLYLFAKLHLHFKNYVSNSGTLSRQQRRVLTRPTHQ from the exons ATGCACCGACCCGACGAAGAAAAAACGGCGTTCATCACCCCCGACGGCACGTACTGCTACACAGTCATGCCCTTCGGTTTGAAAAACGCCGGAGCAACATACCAACGGCTCGTCAACAAAATATTCCAGAACCTATCCGGAACCAAactagaagtctacatagacgacatgctcgccaAAACTGACTCCGACGAACAACTCATCAGCGACCTCAAGGCCGTAACGGACACCCTAAGAAGACACCAAATGCGACTCAACCCAACAAAGTGCGCCTTCGGAATGGAGGCAGGAAAGTTCCTCGGCTTCATGATCACACAACGCGGAGTTGAAGCCAACCCGGAGAAATGTCGCGCCATTCTCGAGATGACGAGCCCAAAAAACCTACGCGACGTCCAGAAGCTCACCGGTCGACTGACAGCCCTATCTCGCTTTCTCGGAGCATCAGCCCAAAAAGCAATCCCCTTCTTCAAACTAATGAAGAAAGGAGCCCCCTTCGTATGGAAAGAAGAGTGCGAAGCGGCATTCCAACACTTCAAGAAAACCCTGGCGGAACCACCAATCCTCGCCAAACCCCAAACAGGGGAAACCCTGTACTtatacctctccataacggaagaAACACTCGCGGCGGCACTCATCcgagaaaacaagaaaaaggagCAAAAACCTATATACTTCACAAGCAAAGTCCTACAAGACGCAGAGACCCGCTACTCGCGCCTAGAAAAACTAGCCTTTGCCCTCCTCACGGCGTCCCGACGCCTGCGGCAATATTTTCAAGCCCACCCCGTAACGGTTCGAACCGACCAAGCAGTCAAACAGGTACTACAGAAGCCCGACCTAGCGGGTAGAATGCTAGCATGGTCCGTCGAACTATCCCAATTCGACATCAAGTTCGAACCCCGATACGCAATCAAAGCACAGGccatggccgacttcatcgcagaaatGACCCCAGGAAACACCCCTCCCGAAGCATGGAAACTACACGTCGACGGCTCCTCGAACGTCACTTCCGGAGGCGCCGGAGTCATTCTGGAAAGCCAAAACGGCGTCGTGATCGAACAATCAGTCAGATACGATTTCCCggtctcaaacaaccaagcagaatacgaggccctcCTGGCAGGCCTAACCCTGGCCAGCGAAGTCGGGGCAAAAATCCTGGAGATCAACACGGATTCGCAAGTAGTCAGTTCCCAAATCAACGGAGACTACCAAACGCGAGATCCCCTACTACAACAATACCTCGCCAAGGTCaacaaactaaaagaagaatTCGACCAGGTAATCATACAGCACGTCCCCAGGGAAAGAAACGCCAGAGCCGACCTCCTCTCCAAACttgctagcaccaaaccaggacacGGCAACAAATCACTAATTCAGGAAGTCGTCAAAACGCCGTCCGTATCCTTAACAGCCGACACCCACCTAACACACTCCCACCACAAGTCATGGACCTACCCCATCCTACAGTACCTCCTCAACAGGGAACTGCCCGAAGACCCTAAAGAGGGAAAACGAATAAAAAGGGAGGCCGCCGGTTATACGGTCGTCGCAGGACAACTATACAAACGCGGATTCTCGCAACCCCTGCTCAAATGCGTCGAGCCCGGGAGCACGGAATACATACTACGCGAAATCCACGAAGGCTGTTGCGGCCACCACGTCGGAG TCAAAGGCCTCAAGAAACGActcgacgaagccaaaggactATGGGCAGACGAACTCGGATCGGTCTTATGGTCGTACCGCACGACCCCGCAGACAGCTACCGGAGAAACCCCCTTCCGATTAACCTACGGCACGGAAGCTATCATCCCAGTTGAAATCGGTGACCTAAGCCCGCGAAGAACAATCGGAGGCAACGACGAAgaagcagaacgagacctcaCTGGCGAAATAAGAAGCATAGCCCACCTCAGAGAGCTAGCCCTAAAACAAAGAATCAGCCTGAGATACAACCACGGAGTCATTCGGCGAGAGTTCACAACTGACGACCTCGTCCTACGGCGAAACGACATCGGTCCCCAACCCCGGGAGAAGGAAAACTCGCCCCCAACTGGGAGGGACCATATAGAATCAAAGTTGCAATCGGGAAAGGAGCCTACAAGCTCGAACGGCTTAACGGTAACGAAGTCCCGAGAACGTGGAACGCCGCCAACTTACAgcgatactactcctaaaaccaaCCCAGGTCTCCATTTCCCCCCTCCCCCATTTCCTTTTACGCTTTCGCTTTACTTATTTGCAAAATTACATTTACATTTCAAAAACTATGTATCAAActcgggtactctttcccgccaacaacggagggttttaacgaggcccacccATCAATAA
- the LOC112763925 gene encoding auxin response factor 17-like produces MPRRSAPSSSLPPRPTPIPAKFWRACAGISAQAPVVNSRVYYFPQGHIDQAASQPQNLSPLVYSRPVIPCRVAAVNYFADPNTDEVFLKILLLPVTNGSAQDFLPPAVAAEGNSGNGNGDDEEVISYAKILTRSDANNGGGFSVPRSCADLVFPPLNFEEDPPVQNLRITDLHGAVWEFRHIYRGTPRRHLFTSGWSKFVNSKKIISGDTVVFMKDSHGRMFVGLRRNMSLEDGISDGGLDWVAAMVGMDEGEKEKEEEEEEAMTQGFARNEKGRVTSTSVAEAMELAAQNKPFEVVYYPSVGWGEFVVKAEKVDAMINGIPWSVGMRVKMGRENYDSSRMDWFQGTVSAVNVPGKDQPWSGSPWRTLQITWDESEILKNVNPVSPWQVELLSETLLLPQIFFPTKRFRTTDGSGVFTNEMGESSSSVTRFSIPDSTMGLLNQTLLSNYDTLFSASMQGARPHLFSATTYPFIPMDPSLSIDNSFENNIVPKLNVMLPKLNIDTHKPKNLSPHSKSSLTPIDETPNSNSTKSGATSFQLFGCTIQTDQVSDKIADYNNVEGEDNIQ; encoded by the exons ATGCCTCGCCGTAGTGCTCCGTCCTCATCATTGCCGCCGAGGCCAACACCAATTCCCGCCAAATTCTGGCGCGCATGTGCTGGAATCTCTGCACAGGCACCAGTAGTGAACTCTAGGGTTTACTACTTTCCACAGGGACACATCGACCAAGCTGCTTCGCAACCGCAAAACCTTTCACCTCTGGTTTACTCCAGGCCGGTCATCCCTTGCCGTGTCGCCGCCGTCAACTACTTCGCGGATCCTAACACCGACGAGGTCTTCCTcaagattcttcttcttcctgtCACCAATGGATCCGCTCAAGATTTTCTTCCACCTGCCGTCGCCGCCGAAGGCAACAGCGGCAACGGCAATGGCGACGATGAAGAGGTTATCTCGTACGCCAAGATTCTCACGCGGTCCGATGCGAATAATGGCGGAGGGTTTTCGGTGCCGAGATCCTGTGCGGACTTGGTCTTTCCGCCGTTGAACTTTGAAGAGGACCCGCCGGTGCAGAACCTTAGAATAACCGATCTCCATGGCGCCGTATGGGAGTTTCGCCACATCTACCGCGGGACTCCGAGACGGCACCTCTTCACATCTGGCTGGAGCAAGTTCGTTAACAGCAAGAAGATTATCTCCGGCGATACTGTGGTTTTCATGAAGGACTCCCATGGGAGGATGTTCGTCGGGCTCCGCCGTAATATGTCGCTGGAGGACGGTATCTCAGATGGTGGATTGGATTGGGTTGCAGCTATGGTCGGGATGGACGAgggcgaaaaagaaaaagaagaggaagaagaagaggcgaTGACACAGGGATTTGCAAGAAACGAGAAGGGGAGAGTGACTTCGACATCGGTCGCGGAGGCGATGGAGCTGGCGGCGCAAAACAAGCCGTTCGAAGTTGTTTACTATCCAAGCGTGGGTTGGGGGGAGTTTGTGGTGAAAGCAGAGAAGGTGGACGCGATGATTAATGGTATTCCCTGGAGTGTTGGGATGAGAGTGAAAATGGGCAGAGAGAACTATGATTCGTCACGGATGGATTGGTTTCAGGGAACTGTTTCTGCTGTTAATGTTCCCGGTAAAGATCAACCATGGAGCGGTTCTCCTTGGCGCACGCTTCAG aTTACATGGGATGAATCCGAAATTTTGAAGAATGTAAATCCTGTCAGTCCATGGCAGGTGGAACTTCTTTCTGAGACACTCTTACTTCCTCAAATATTTTTCCCAACAAAGAGGTTCAGAACTACAGATGGTTCTGGAGTATTCACTAATGAAATGGGAGAATCCTCCTCTTCCGTTACAAGATTTTCTATTCCTGATTCAACAATGGGATTGCTGAATCAAACATTGTTGAGTAATTATGATACTCTTTTTTCTGCTAGCATGCAGGGAGCCAGGCCTCATCTATTTTCTGCAACTACTTATCCCTTCATTCCGATGGATCCTTCTCTGTCTATTGATAATTCCTTTGAGAATAATATTGTACCAAAGTTAAATGTTATGTTGCCAAAACTTAACATTGACACTCATAAGCCTAAAAACTTATCACCACATAGCAAGTCTAGTTTGACTCCCATTGATGAGACCCCTAACAGCAACTCAACCAAATCTGGAGCTACTTCATTTCAGTTATTTGGTTGTACTATTCAAACAGATCAAGTTTCTGATAAAATTGCTGACTATAACAATGTTGAAGGAGAAGACAACATACAATAA